CCTGGCGGCCCCGGTAGTGATGGGCCTGGAACCGTGGGAATTGCTGGCCGAAGCCAAGCGCCTTGAGCGGGCCGGGTGGTGGCCGTGGGAAATCCGGACGCGGCTCGGTCTGACCTGGGGCGGGGGTGGCAGGCCATGAGGGACCTGTTCGCGGCGTTGACGGATTCGGAGTGGGGCCAAGCCGTTACCCCTGTTACCGCTGTTGCCGATTACGACACCAGTGGGCGGGCGGTTCATGCCGTGCTGCTGGACGACGTCCAACGGTTCCTTGAGCGGTTCATTGCTTACCCGTCGCCCGAAGCGGCGACCGCCCACGCGCTGTGGATCGCCCACGCCCACCTGATCGAGGCGTTCGAGAACACGCCGCGGCTGGCGTTCCTGTCACCGGAACCCGGCAGCGGCAAGAGCAGATGCATGGAACTGACGGAGGCATTGGTGCCGCGCCCGGTGCTGTCCGTGAACGCAACGGTTGCGTATATCTTCCGCAAGATCAGCGACGAGGCCGGAAAGCCGACCCTGCTTATGGACGAAATCGACGCCGTGTTCAGCGGCGGGAAGTCCGAGAACAACGAGGACTTGCGCGGGCTGCTGAATTCCGGCTACCGAAAGGGCGCGACCGCCGGGCGTGCCGCCATACGCGGCAAGGAAATAGTCACGCAGGAATGGCCGTCGTTCTCCGCTGTGGCGCTGGCTGGCTTGAATCAGCTACCGGACACACTCATGACGCGCTCAATCGTTATTCCCATGAAGCGCCGGCGGCAGGGGCAGCGAGTGGAACCGTACCGCCGCCGGGTCAACGGCCCGGAGGCCGCGGGACTGCTTGACCGGCTGGCGGAATTCGCCACCGAAGTCCGCGCCGAAGTTACCGACGTGTTCCCAGACCTTCCGGAGGGCATCGAAGACCGGGATGCCGATATCTGGGAACCGCTGCTCGCTATCGCGGACGCCGCCGGCGGTCACTGGCCGGACACAGCACGAGCCGCCGCCGTCGTCATGGTTACCAAGTCCAAAGACAAACCGGCCACCCTGGGTATTCGGCTGCTGACCGACATTCGGACCGTCCTGGGCGACCGGGACCGCATTACTACGGCCGGACTCCTTGACGCGCTGCACGGGCTGGAAAACAGCCCATGGGGCAACATCAAGGGCGAACCCATCGACTCCCGGTTCCTGGCGCGGACCCTGGGCAAGTACGAGATACCGACGA
This region of Arthrobacter sp. DNA4 genomic DNA includes:
- a CDS encoding DUF3631 domain-containing protein, which translates into the protein MRDLFAALTDSEWGQAVTPVTAVADYDTSGRAVHAVLLDDVQRFLERFIAYPSPEAATAHALWIAHAHLIEAFENTPRLAFLSPEPGSGKSRCMELTEALVPRPVLSVNATVAYIFRKISDEAGKPTLLMDEIDAVFSGGKSENNEDLRGLLNSGYRKGATAGRAAIRGKEIVTQEWPSFSAVALAGLNQLPDTLMTRSIVIPMKRRRQGQRVEPYRRRVNGPEAAGLLDRLAEFATEVRAEVTDVFPDLPEGIEDRDADIWEPLLAIADAAGGHWPDTARAAAVVMVTKSKDKPATLGIRLLTDIRTVLGDRDRITTAGLLDALHGLENSPWGNIKGEPIDSRFLARTLGKYEIPTNNTIRTEAGTAKGYRRHDFADAFDRYLPPVTSVTDPGTDGREEYGQRYRNDQNNTHLDSVILNSVGFILNNEPADAAAPVSPEIGNSGNSSNSERCLKHGTPAHKGMCGRCDAGA